In Pelmatolapia mariae isolate MD_Pm_ZW linkage group LG2, Pm_UMD_F_2, whole genome shotgun sequence, one DNA window encodes the following:
- the cryba1l1 gene encoding crystallin, beta A1, like 1, whose amino-acid sequence MYRTTRSPMIQPLVTSGMGMAPFFKVTVFEQEHFQGKCLEFTSECCNIQECGLDNIRSIRVESGAWVGFEHHDFQGQQFILERGEYPHWDAYSGSISYHVERLMSLRPIYCASHQSSRMLIFEKENFLGRSVEICDDYPSLQAMGWMMPEVGSMHVQCGAFVCYQYPGYRGQQYIMECERHSGDYQHWRNWGSHCQTPQIQSIRRIQH is encoded by the exons ATGTACAGAACTACAAGGTCCCCAATGATCCAGCCGCTGGTTACCTCAGGAATGGGCATGGCTCCTTTCTTCAAG GTGACCGTGTTTGAGCAGGAGCACTTCCAGGGCAAGTGCCTGGAGTTCACCTCCGAGTGCTGCAACATCCAGGAGTGCGGACTGGACAACATCCGCTCCATCAGGGTGGAGAGCGGAGC CTGGGTGGGTTTCGAGCACCATGACTTCCAGGGCCAGCAGTTCATCCTGGAGAGAGGAGAGTACCCCCACTGGGATGCTTACAGCGGCTCCATCTCCTACCACGTGGAGCGCCTCATGTCTCTGCGCCCCATCTACTGCGCC TCCCACCAGAGCAGTCGCATGCTCATTTTTGAGAAGGAGAACTTCTTGGGCCGCAGCGTGGAGATCTGTGATGACTACCCCTCTCTGCAGGCCATGGGATGGATGATGCCTGAAGTTGGCTCCATGCACGTGCAGTGTGGCGC CTTTGTCTGCTACCAGTACCCTGGCTACAGAGGCCAGCAGTACATCATGGAGTGTGAGAGACACAGTGGAGACTACCAGCACTGGAGGAACTGGGGCTCCCACTGTCAGACCCCCCAGATCCAGTCCATCAGGCGCATCCAgcactga